A window of Hordeum vulgare subsp. vulgare chromosome 5H, MorexV3_pseudomolecules_assembly, whole genome shotgun sequence genomic DNA:
CGGCTGAATGGTCTAAATTGCAGGATGTGTTTTTTTTCTCACATGAACAATCTAAATAAATACATTTTTGAATATTCAACGTATAAATACTAAGTTCCTTTTGCTGTACATTTGGTTAATGGTTAGGAACTGATGATCATCAGAGTATTTTTATTGTTTGATGGTATTGCACATAAAGGGGTGTAAAGAACAAACTATCAAAAAAGATCATGACTTGCGTTTTTTCTTATTTTCTACTCTCTATATTACTAAATACTTGTTGGGAAGAACTAGATTAGTTCTTCTCAACAACAAATATTATGATAAAGAGGGAGTACAAATGGTGCTTGTCCATGTCCCCATTGTGTACTAGGGATGTTAGTTTGTACTGTTGTTTTCCAGTGATTACATCCTTGGAATTTATTCGGTGCAATGTTCTTTTCGCATTTTGGCATGAAAGCTCGTGGCTTGGAGGATGATGAACAGAGATGAAAGAGGTGAAACTTTGTAGAATGATCGAGTATGTTGCTTGCCAAGTTCAGATTCAGATTTTCAATGCTTTGACACTGTGCAGAATGAACTAAACATTTACATGTCAAGAGCACCTTGATGCATATAAAGAGTAATCGGACTCATGAAATTCCAAGTTGTATGAGTTGATTTATATTGTCCAGTTTTATGTATGTTTGTGTGTACCAGACGTGAACATTCATCGTTTCTTGCCTTGTCAAGTTTTCCTATATGTCACAAGGCGCAAAGCACCCTTTTATCCACCGCATGTTGGCGTTTACTTGAAATATACTCCCTCtacacctaaataattgtagttgaaaAAAACTAGATTAGTTTTTCCAAAATATTTATAATTGAAGAGAATAGTTTTTCTATCTATAATTATTTAGACATAGAGAAAATATCTAATAATTATACGTGTGTTACCCGTCCACGCTTACTAGTATCTAGTAAACGGATTCAGTTTTGGTTGCTGTAAAATGAGgcacaccatcttctcttgcaTAGTAGGTGGTCCCCAGCCGATTTTCTTCAAGGATAATAGACCCCATGCATCACACGTTTGGCCTGCACCTTACTGGTATTTTTCTTTTTCATGGCAAGAGTAAAAGTAGAAAATCTGAACACTTCCCCGTGACCAAAGTaaccaaatactccctccgttcctaaatataagaccttttagacatttcactatgaactagatacggatgtacatagacatattttatagtgtagattcaatcattttgttttgtatgtagttcatagtgtaatctctaaaagctcttatatttaggaacggagggagtatatagtatATGTGTACGTCTTTCCTCCAAACATGCATGTACGTCTTTCCTCATGCATATTCTTCTTTAATAATTAAAGTGAAACGAACTCGATTTCTTTGGTATGGATGAATACAAGTCACGGCAACTACTAGCTTCTTATTAGTGTGGTCTTGGCTTAATTTGTCGTAGTGTACGTGGCGCACATACACATATGTCGTAACATTTGACTTGTCGTAGTGCGGCGATAATTAACAACCACCTCAACGTTAGTCGTGGCCGTACCAGTGACTGTACGTGTATCAATGTAGCATGAAGTTGGTCTGTGCCCTTTGTTGGGAGTGTCGACGTGCACCAGCTTGGGAGTGTCGACGTGCACCAGCTTACCGTCGTACACCCAAGCTACCCGCCCAACTTATAAGAGCCGCACCCAAGCTACCCGCCCAGTTTATAAGAGGCAGCGGTGCCCATGCGCTAGTGCACCATCTACACCTAcggatagcagcagcagcagcaggagtccAGACACCAGGAGCAGCTCCTTCCTTGGTACGTCTCGTCCTCTTCACTTGTATCGTGTTCGTTCCCCTAGCTTTGCCAAGCTTCACTTGGCTGAAGAATTAATGCATCGCTAGCTAGGCTCTATgtatctatatatctcttcttcaaGTATATATTCTGCCTGGTTCACTTGAGCCTAAAAGAATGGATGGCGTACGTGCTTATGAGATAGCCTCTCCTGCTCCTGCCAGCTCCCCTCTCGAGTTGGCTATATTATATATGAACCAAAAACGTCATCCTTCTTCCCTGAAGATCACCTAAACGAAATCCACAAATAAGCCAAATCTCATCTGTTAATTTTGAGGGACTTCATTTGCTCCTTGTCTTTCGTCAGTATAGTACAGTATCGTCTGTTCTTAAATATTTGTTGTTGGGTAGAGAGGAAGTACTATTACTTACTAGTAGTATTAATTTCAGTTGTCTGAAACCACGTGGCATGTGCGGTCAGCTATCTCAAGTTAAGTTATGATAGGTATTTCACTCGcaaaaaagaaaacgaaaattCAGTTCCTTTGTACTTTCAGCTGTCAGCAACAGTAGCAGCCAGCAGGTGACAACAAGATGAAGAGGAGCATGCTCCAGCTGGGCATCGTCACACTAGTCGTCTCATCAGCAACTGCTGCTTTCCTTCCCACGACGGAAGCATTCAACGTGCGAGCCCCCCAGCTGAAGACGCAGACGTTCCTGTCCCCGCCCTTCTTCCTCCGCCCCGGCGGCGTCGTCAACAAGTGGTACTACGACGTCGACTTCCCCCGCGGTCACGTGGCGCTCAAGAGCTTCAACGGCGAGGTCGTCGACGACGCCGGCGCCCCGGTCCCTCTCCACGAGACCTACCTCCACCACTGGCTCGTCGCACCATACTACGtctacggccaaagcatgatcccgATCACCAACTCCGGCCCCTGCAAGGACTCGCTGGGACAGCACTTCGGGCTGGGCTCCGAGACCCGGCAAACGGCCACGTGGGTGCCCGACCCATACGCCATCGAGATCGGCAAGCCGGCCCCGGCCGGGTACGACGAGCGGTGGTTCATCAACGTGCACGCCATCGACACGCGCGGCGCCCCCGACAAGCTCGCCTGCGCCGAGTGCAGGTGCGATTTCTACAACGTCACCGTCGACGAGGCCGGCAGCCGCATCGGGAACGGCTACGTCGGCGGGCTACACTGCTGCTATGACAGCACACGGTGCAGGGTGGACGGCGCGTTCGCCAACAATGGCGAGCCGCCGCGGAAGTTGTTCCTCCGCTACACCGTGTCGTGGCTTGACTGGAGCGATGCCGTCCATGTGCCGGTGAGGATCTACATTCTTGATGTCACCGACACGGCCCTCTTCGATGGAAACCCCAACCCTTATTGCAAGGTTTGTATATATCATCTACTTTCTCTATATATCTGGTCTTCATTATATCTCATAGTATTGGTAGCTACTACTAGCTGCTTCCCTCGCGTTCCTAAATATATATGTGTAATTTTTTAGAGAGTAGCTAGGTTGTTCAAGCATTAACAATTGTTGAAAAATGTCTGGCTTTGCTTTGTAGGTGGAGTATCGTGTGGACGAATGCAGCTCCGAAGACCGAGCCAAAAACAACTGCGTCGACATGAAGACGACCGAAGAAATGGTGTCCCATGGAGGCGACCTCGTCTACGCCGTCGCTCACCTGCATAGAGGTGGCCTGGGTTCCTCGCTGCATGGACAGGTATATGTCACCTATTCATACAAGAGTGAATTGCATAAACCATACACATTAAAGGCCGGGTTTGTAGAAACTTCTACGGATTTATGCAAAAAGCCACTATTGAGACTAATTTTCTACAAATAACACTAATCACCTGCTTCGTTCATTCTAATCATATTTATAAATAAGGTGACATAGAAGTACGATTTTTAAAACCATAATCTTCAATGTCGATGGTTTTTGCAATTCACTCATTCTTCATACAACCATACTCCATTTCTAGCTTTGGAATGGGTCAAACGCATGGATTCTCATCGAAAAAACTAAAACACAAGAATGACTAAAATTTCATTATCAGGACGGCCGCCTGCTCTGCAAATCCATGCCAATCTACGGCACGGGGCAGGAGGCCGGGAACGAGGAGGGATACATCGTCGGCATGTCAACATGCTATCCAGAGCCAGGTACGGTGAAGGTAAGCCATGGTGAGGTGCTGACCATGGTCTCCAACTACAGCAGCGAGCGGCAGCATACGGGGGTCATGGGCCACTTCTACATCCTTGTGGCGGATCAGCAGGAGCAGGCTCTCAACAAACCGGCCCTTTGCTTCAGCTTCCCATACTCATGTGAGCTAATAGCTATTTTTTTTTTTGTTATATCTCATCTTGCAAGTTGAAATAAGCCTGTGAATTGAAAA
This region includes:
- the LOC123397732 gene encoding uncharacterized protein LOC123397732, translated to MKRSMLQLGIVTLVVSSATAAFLPTTEAFNVRAPQLKTQTFLSPPFFLRPGGVVNKWYYDVDFPRGHVALKSFNGEVVDDAGAPVPLHETYLHHWLVAPYYVYGQSMIPITNSGPCKDSLGQHFGLGSETRQTATWVPDPYAIEIGKPAPAGYDERWFINVHAIDTRGAPDKLACAECRCDFYNVTVDEAGSRIGNGYVGGLHCCYDSTRCRVDGAFANNGEPPRKLFLRYTVSWLDWSDAVHVPVRIYILDVTDTALFDGNPNPYCKVEYRVDECSSEDRAKNNCVDMKTTEEMVSHGGDLVYAVAHLHRGGLGSSLHGQDGRLLCKSMPIYGTGQEAGNEEGYIVGMSTCYPEPGTVKVSHGEVLTMVSNYSSERQHTGVMGHFYILVADQQEQALNKPALCFSFPYSWCVPAWMWSNQM